The Desulfosoma sp. genome has a segment encoding these proteins:
- the panB gene encoding 3-methyl-2-oxobutanoate hydroxymethyltransferase — protein sequence MTTNQRPEAPSMTSPSRITVPNVMAAKGRRKLTMLTAYDYCMARWVDRAGVDMILVGDSLAMVMLGHEDTLSVTMEEMLHHTRAVARGAQRALVIGDMPFLSYQASVSQAVENAGRFLKEGRAQAVKLEGGASVIRQVEAIVEAGIPVQGHLGLTPQSIAKLGGFKVQGKDEAAAKKLIDDAIALSQAGCFSLVLEAIPAPLAERVTEAVPIPTIGIGAGPACDGQVLVIHDLVGLFDRFVPRFVKQYDMLGQRLMEAVSRYRQEVEGGIFPGPEHSFGTDKGPS from the coding sequence ATGACCACGAACCAAAGACCTGAAGCACCATCCATGACATCGCCGTCTCGAATCACCGTCCCAAACGTTATGGCGGCCAAGGGGCGGCGCAAGCTCACCATGCTTACCGCCTATGACTACTGCATGGCTCGATGGGTGGATCGAGCCGGTGTGGACATGATCCTTGTGGGAGATTCCTTGGCGATGGTCATGCTGGGCCACGAAGACACCCTTTCGGTGACCATGGAAGAGATGTTGCACCACACGCGAGCTGTCGCTCGGGGCGCTCAGAGGGCTTTGGTCATCGGGGATATGCCTTTTTTGTCCTATCAAGCCAGTGTGTCCCAAGCCGTGGAAAACGCCGGCCGCTTTCTTAAGGAAGGGCGGGCTCAGGCGGTTAAGCTGGAAGGGGGCGCTTCCGTGATCAGGCAGGTGGAAGCGATCGTGGAAGCCGGCATTCCGGTGCAGGGCCATCTGGGTCTGACTCCGCAAAGTATTGCCAAGCTGGGAGGGTTCAAGGTCCAGGGAAAAGATGAGGCGGCAGCCAAAAAACTGATAGACGATGCCATAGCTTTGTCCCAAGCGGGATGTTTCAGCTTGGTCCTGGAAGCGATTCCGGCGCCTCTCGCCGAACGCGTTACGGAAGCCGTGCCTATTCCTACCATCGGGATCGGCGCCGGACCGGCGTGTGACGGTCAGGTTTTGGTGATTCACGATCTTGTGGGTTTATTTGACCGATTTGTTCCAAGGTTCGTCAAGCAATACGATATGCTGGGTCAAAGGCTTATGGAGGCGGTCAGCCGATACCGTCAAGAGGTGGAAGGCGGCATTTTTCCAGGACCTGAGCACAGCTTTGGAACCGACAAAGGGCCTTCTTGA
- a CDS encoding 2-dehydropantoate 2-reductase — translation MMHVLVVGAGAMGCLFGARFAMAGAEVLLLDVDVTHVEAIQTHGLRLQEMDGEEKLVRLNASFEPVPLEPGADLVLVMVKSYATREALRLVPPQSVTPETLFLTLQNGMGNGETLAHLVGPERVLVGVTAQGATKLAPGVVRHGGVGPTSFGSFTGSKPPGIQNILNLFAESGLEAHYREDIRRILWQKLCVNVGINAITALCGLTNGQIPGIVLARELCAAAVREAMAVARTEGIHLPEDTVEHVLAVAQATATNRSSMRQDVEARRPTEINAINGAVVQYAEERGLSAPVNWTLTQLVRIKESSYDHEPKT, via the coding sequence ATGATGCATGTGCTTGTGGTAGGAGCCGGAGCCATGGGTTGTCTTTTCGGAGCGCGATTTGCCATGGCTGGAGCTGAGGTTCTTTTGTTGGATGTGGATGTGACCCATGTGGAAGCCATTCAAACTCATGGGCTGCGTCTTCAGGAAATGGATGGGGAGGAAAAGCTTGTGCGCCTGAACGCGTCCTTTGAACCGGTGCCTTTGGAACCGGGCGCAGATCTGGTTCTGGTCATGGTGAAAAGCTACGCCACAAGGGAAGCCTTGCGCTTGGTGCCTCCTCAATCTGTGACGCCTGAAACACTTTTTCTCACCCTTCAAAACGGTATGGGAAACGGAGAAACATTGGCCCATTTGGTAGGTCCGGAACGCGTCCTTGTGGGGGTAACGGCCCAGGGAGCCACCAAGCTGGCTCCGGGAGTGGTCCGCCATGGAGGGGTCGGCCCCACCTCTTTTGGAAGTTTCACCGGATCGAAGCCACCTGGAATCCAGAACATTTTGAACCTTTTTGCCGAATCCGGCCTGGAAGCCCATTACCGTGAGGATATTCGCCGGATTCTTTGGCAAAAACTATGCGTGAACGTGGGGATCAATGCCATTACGGCGCTCTGCGGCCTTACAAACGGCCAAATTCCTGGCATCGTGCTGGCACGGGAACTGTGTGCGGCGGCGGTTCGAGAAGCCATGGCCGTGGCACGAACTGAAGGGATCCACCTTCCCGAAGACACCGTGGAACATGTTTTGGCGGTAGCGCAGGCGACGGCGACCAATCGTTCGTCCATGCGTCAGGATGTGGAAGCCCGGCGACCTACGGAAATCAACGCCATCAACGGAGCCGTCGTGCAGTATGCGGAAGAGCGCGGTCTTTCGGCCCCTGTCAACTGGACCTTGACCCAACTGGTCAGAATAAAGGAGAGCTCCTATGACCACGAACCAAAGACCTGA
- a CDS encoding RNA polymerase sigma factor, which produces MTYSFQVPEDTPLEVPEPLKERHEKGNGSDPKGGDEFSLVLRAQAGDAAAMDAIIAAYQQMVFSVAYALSGFDRDEAMDVTQETLIQVFRKIDQFEGRSSLGAWIRRIAVNTSLLALKRKKRRLQFILPWRLFAKDENEERLFDLPDDNDGTGPKDPLEALSTKELQRDVRKAMEGLSEKQRTVFLLKVFEELTIAEIAEVTGMALGTVKTHLFRATRTVRDRLTAMGYGDNPQGTTS; this is translated from the coding sequence GTGACTTACTCCTTTCAGGTGCCTGAGGACACCCCTTTGGAGGTTCCGGAACCGTTAAAGGAGCGCCACGAAAAGGGCAACGGTTCGGACCCGAAAGGCGGTGATGAGTTCAGTCTGGTGCTTCGAGCGCAGGCGGGGGATGCCGCCGCCATGGACGCCATCATCGCCGCCTACCAACAGATGGTGTTTTCCGTGGCTTATGCTCTGAGCGGGTTTGATCGCGATGAGGCCATGGATGTCACTCAGGAAACACTGATCCAGGTTTTTCGAAAAATCGACCAATTTGAAGGGCGATCGTCTCTAGGCGCCTGGATCCGGCGTATCGCCGTCAACACAAGCCTTCTGGCTCTGAAAAGAAAAAAACGGCGCCTTCAATTCATTCTGCCCTGGCGCCTTTTCGCCAAGGATGAAAATGAGGAACGGCTCTTTGATCTGCCGGACGACAATGACGGCACGGGACCCAAAGATCCATTGGAAGCCCTTTCCACCAAGGAACTGCAACGGGATGTGCGCAAAGCGATGGAAGGTCTTTCCGAGAAGCAACGGACCGTTTTTCTCCTCAAGGTGTTTGAGGAATTAACCATTGCGGAAATCGCCGAAGTGACAGGCATGGCCTTAGGAACCGTGAAAACCCACCTGTTTCGTGCCACACGCACCGTAAGAGACCGCCTGACGGCCATGGGTTACGGCGACAATCCACAGGGGACGACTTCATGA
- a CDS encoding DUF3106 domain-containing protein, with the protein MCIYLLILFQPASVTASHVMTRFDQTLVFGPHGAQPDKLYVKRPDDGEKSVNPFFDFKGRSKPAPQYQEWQSLPAQDKDVLRRRMHEYRSLPPAEQELYRQRWRQWQQMSPEEKRRVESDLQRWNQLSPEEREALRRLFQR; encoded by the coding sequence TTGTGCATCTATCTCCTCATTCTTTTCCAGCCGGCATCGGTGACGGCTTCCCATGTCATGACACGCTTCGACCAAACTTTGGTTTTCGGCCCGCACGGAGCCCAGCCTGATAAACTTTATGTCAAGCGCCCGGATGACGGAGAAAAGTCCGTCAATCCCTTTTTCGATTTCAAGGGCCGATCCAAGCCCGCGCCTCAATACCAAGAATGGCAGTCCCTGCCGGCTCAGGATAAAGACGTTCTGCGCCGTCGCATGCATGAATACCGCAGCCTGCCTCCAGCGGAGCAGGAACTGTATCGACAACGCTGGCGGCAATGGCAGCAGATGTCTCCGGAAGAAAAGCGTCGCGTCGAATCGGACCTTCAACGATGGAACCAATTGTCTCCCGAAGAGCGTGAAGCTCTCCGTCGCCTTTTCCAACGTTAA
- a CDS encoding ABC transporter permease, with translation MSSLSVPVNPFAHLKAVWAYRGFILGSVRRQFQARYQNSLLGAAWTVLNPLAMILIYTVVFSQLMRTRLPGSENAFSYSIYLCSGVLTWGLFSEITSRSLTVFIEHANLIKKLSFPRLCLPVIVLGNAILNFIIIFGLFTVFLLVTKNFPGLPYLAVFPLVAVEAAFAIGLGVTLGILNVFFRDVGQFYGVILQFWFWLTPIVYPVSALPEWARRLLDLNPMAGLIAGFQTIFVEGRWPLWNKLIPITLLAFVMCSLGIRLFLRHAGEMVDEL, from the coding sequence ATGAGCTCTCTTTCCGTTCCCGTAAATCCCTTTGCGCACCTGAAGGCCGTCTGGGCCTATCGCGGATTCATCCTTGGCAGCGTAAGGCGCCAATTTCAGGCTCGATACCAGAATTCCCTTCTGGGAGCCGCCTGGACGGTGCTCAACCCGCTCGCCATGATCCTGATTTACACGGTCGTTTTTTCGCAGCTTATGCGAACCCGGCTTCCGGGTTCGGAAAACGCCTTTTCTTACAGCATTTATCTTTGTTCGGGAGTCCTCACCTGGGGTTTGTTTTCGGAGATAACCAGTCGATCGCTCACTGTGTTTATCGAACATGCCAATCTCATCAAAAAGCTGAGTTTTCCCCGGCTGTGCCTCCCCGTCATTGTCCTCGGTAACGCCATCCTGAATTTCATCATCATCTTCGGGCTTTTTACGGTGTTTCTTCTTGTGACGAAAAACTTTCCCGGTTTACCCTACCTTGCGGTTTTTCCCCTTGTTGCCGTCGAGGCGGCTTTCGCCATTGGTCTCGGTGTGACCCTTGGAATACTCAATGTGTTCTTTCGAGATGTAGGCCAGTTCTATGGGGTGATCCTGCAATTCTGGTTCTGGCTTACCCCTATCGTCTACCCTGTCTCGGCTCTACCGGAATGGGCCCGGCGGTTGTTGGACCTGAACCCCATGGCCGGTCTCATAGCCGGGTTTCAGACCATCTTTGTGGAAGGCCGGTGGCCGCTATGGAACAAGCTCATCCCTATCACCTTGCTGGCCTTTGTCATGTGTAGTTTGGGGATCCGGCTGTTCCTCAGGCATGCAGGGGAGATGGTGGATGAATTATAG